The Verrucomicrobiia bacterium sequence TCCGCATGCTGCGCCGCACCGCCGATGAAATCATCCCCATCGGCGTGCCCCTGGGCCATGGCAACGGTCACGGCAATGGCCACGGCAACGGCCATGGCAAGCTGGGCAACGGCCGGCCCAAACCCGTCCTCGCGCGCTCCAGCTCCGGCGAAGAAGAAGTCATTAGTGTCGAGGCTTTGAACCAGTTGATTCGTGAAAACCCCGACAACATGTCCCAGGCCATCCGCGCATGGATGCTCCGGGGACGTGCCAATGATTAACCCCCATGGCCGAGGCCGACACATCTCCCGCCAACCCCCTGGCTCCCACCGTGGCCCCCGCGGAAGCCGAATTCCTGAAAATGCCCAAAGTCCAGCGGCTGGCGGCCTTCCTGCTCATGCTGGGCCCCGAAACCGCCGGCGAAATCCTCCGCCGCTTCGAACCCAAGGAGGTGGAACTGATCACCGCGGAAATGGCTCGCCTGCCGTTCATCAGCGGCGAAGTCCAAACCCTCATCATGAAGGAGTTCACCTCCCTCGCCGTTAGCGCCGCCTCCGGTGTGGCCGGCGGCGTCTCCTCCGCCCGGGCCATCCTCGAAAAGGCCCTCGGCACCGTCCAGGCCGAGGCTATCCTGAGCCGCGTGGCCCCCTCCGCCGCCGTGGCCGCCCCCGTCTGGGATCCCATTCGCGCCATGGACACCCAGGCCCTCGCCAATTTGCTGCGCCACGAAACCCCACAGACCATCGCCCTCGTCGTCAGCCACCTGCCCAACGAGCGCGCCGCCGAACTCCTGAAGCACCTCCCCGAGCCTCTCGCCGCCCGCGTCGTCGAACGCCTCGCCACCCTCACCAGCGCCCCCCAGGACACCGTCGAGCAGCTCGCCCAGATGCTCGCCCGCAAGCTCGGCACCGCCGGCATGGCCCGCAAGGGTATGGCCGCCGCCGCCGGTCTGCGCGCCGCCGCCGACCTGTTGAACGCCATGGACCGCGACCTCAGCCGCGCCATCCTCAACGCCCTCACCGAGCAAAACGCCGCCCTCGCCGAGGACATCCGCGCCAAAATGTTCACCTTCAACGACCTCGGCCTCCTCGACAACAATTCCCTCCAAAAAATCATGCGCGAGGTGGACCTGCGCGACCTCGCCATGGCCCTCAAAAACGCCCCCGAGGCGCTCAAGAAAAAATTGCTCGCCGGCGTCAGCCGCCGCGCCGCCGAAACCGTCAACGAGGAAATCAATTTCCTCGGCACCGTCAAAGCCAAGGAAGTCCAGGCCGCCCAGGGCCGCATCATCGAGGTCGTCCGCCGCCTCGAGGCCGAGGGCGAACTTGACCTCGTCGAAATCTTGCAAAGCAGCCGCAATGAAGCCATGGCCACAAACGCTTGAACTCGACCAGCCCCTCCTCGACGTCCGCTGGGCGCACCCCGCCGCCGGCCCTTCCGAGGCCGAAATCCGCGCCCGCGAGGAGGCCGCCTACCAGCGCGGCCGCCGCGATGGCGAAAAGGCCCTCAGCGAACAGTTGTTGCGCCAGCGCGCCGAGCTGATCGAGTTGCAAAACGGCGTCCTCGAAAGCCTCCGCCAGGTCGTCCCCAAGGTCGCCCGCGAATGTGAAAACGCCCTCGTCGAGCTGGCCCTCGAAGTCGCCCAAAAACTCGTCGCCGGCCTCCCCATCACCCCCGCCATGGTCGAGGCCGCCGTCCGCGACGCCCTCGCCCAGGTCGAGGAGGCCACCGAAATCCAGGTCTGCCTCCATCCCGATGACCTCGCCCTCCTCCAACAAGTCAATTCTCCGCTCCTCCTCCCCGCCGGCGGCATGGATGTCCTCCAATTCGTTAAATCGCCCGAAGTCAGCCGCGGCGGTTGCCTCATCAAAACTCGCTTCGGCCTCATTGATGCCCGCCGCGAAACCCGGCTGCAAATGATCAAACAATCCTTGCTCCATGAACCGGCTTGAGCCAGATCCTTCCCGGG is a genomic window containing:
- the fliG gene encoding flagellar motor switch protein FliG: MAEADTSPANPLAPTVAPAEAEFLKMPKVQRLAAFLLMLGPETAGEILRRFEPKEVELITAEMARLPFISGEVQTLIMKEFTSLAVSAASGVAGGVSSARAILEKALGTVQAEAILSRVAPSAAVAAPVWDPIRAMDTQALANLLRHETPQTIALVVSHLPNERAAELLKHLPEPLAARVVERLATLTSAPQDTVEQLAQMLARKLGTAGMARKGMAAAAGLRAAADLLNAMDRDLSRAILNALTEQNAALAEDIRAKMFTFNDLGLLDNNSLQKIMREVDLRDLAMALKNAPEALKKKLLAGVSRRAAETVNEEINFLGTVKAKEVQAAQGRIIEVVRRLEAEGELDLVEILQSSRNEAMATNA
- a CDS encoding FliH/SctL family protein → MKPWPQTLELDQPLLDVRWAHPAAGPSEAEIRAREEAAYQRGRRDGEKALSEQLLRQRAELIELQNGVLESLRQVVPKVARECENALVELALEVAQKLVAGLPITPAMVEAAVRDALAQVEEATEIQVCLHPDDLALLQQVNSPLLLPAGGMDVLQFVKSPEVSRGGCLIKTRFGLIDARRETRLQMIKQSLLHEPA